The genomic segment TATATTTGTTGTAACCGGGGGTTGTCTTCTGTTTAGCGGATGCGACCAAGTGCATGTTTCAATAAAATGTACATATGACTCAGGCTTTGGCTTCGCAGACTATAGGGCAGAGGATTGGTGGCCAAGTTATAAGGCTATTTATGTGAACAAGTCAGATAGTTATAGCAAGGTAAGCTGGAATGCGAGCCCTGATTACAAAAACCATCTGGCAACCGCAGGTATAGGTATGGGCAAATATTATGATTCAGAATGGTACTATCACGATGAGTGTCAGGAAGATGACCCTTACCTAAATTTGTACTCAAAAGGAGGCTATTCAATAATGCCTGTGGGAGGTGTATGGTAATAGACTTGTGCCAAAAAAAGGGAGGGGGTAAATAACCTCCTCCCCTTTTAATAATGTTTATAAAATTACTTATAAATAATATAAGAAATTGGAATAAAAAAGTTTTATCTACACTCTTTTTATCCTTAATTTTAGGAACAGGTTCAATTATAGGGTTATTTATTACAATGGAGACATTTAAGGAATGGATAAGTGCTGGAATAGAAGCCCTTGGAGCAAATAGAATACATCTATGTAATGATTATGATGACCCACAGGCTAGGCAAAGGAGGTACATACCCTATAAAGATATATTAAGGCTAAAACAGGTCTGTCCAACTATAAGGTTATTGGGATGTGCCTACCATGGTATGAGTGAAGGTAGGTATGAATTGGTTTTATTGAAGAATAAGAAAAAAATAGATATATTTAATAGGGGTGTCTCTCCTGAATTTGCTAAGGTGATGGGGTTTGAGGTAAAAAAGGGTAGATTTATTGAGATAAAAGATGAGGGAAAAAATGTTTGTGTTCTTACTGAGGATATAGCCAATAAGCTCAATGCAAATGTTGGGGATATCATCCAGTATTCAGGAAAGAGGGTTGCCTTTAACCCAAATACCTATCGTATAGAGTTTGACCAAAATGGCGAAGTTAAAATAGAAAAATGGACATATTACCTTAAGATTAAAGGGATAGTAAAGATACATGAGGTGCTTTATATAATGTATCCTTGGCTTTTAAATAAAGACCCAGGCACAATGTTTGTTCCTGTAAAAACTAAAAGAGAATTAAAATTATATGGTATAACATGGTCTGATGATTTAACCACAAAGGATGAATATGAAGGTAATATATATATAAAGGTTAGTGATGTTGAAAGGGCAATAAGGGAGATAAAAACTTTTTTAAAAGCAAGATATGGCAAGGATAAGATATTCTTTATTTCTAAGGATGAGTTTTTAATTGGTAAATTTAAGGATATTCAGAGGATATGGACATTATTATTGGGGATAATCGGCATAGGCGGGTTGACAATGGGAATAGCCAATATCTTCTTTACCTTTCTCTCTTTTGTTTCTACAAGGAAAAGGGAGATAGGAATAAAAAGGGCAAGTGGCGCAAAAAGAGAGGATATATGTAAGGAGTTTTTAATGGAAGGGATAATCGTTATATTGCCTCCTATTTTGATGGGTGCAGGATTGGGGATTATGCTTTCAAGGGTTTTCCTTAAAAGCCCTGTATTATCTTTAGATATAATAATTGCTTGCATAATATTAGTCTTTTGCTTTTCATTATTGGCACTTATCTATCCGGGAATAAAAGCCGCATTTGTTCCTCCTGTTGAGGCAATAAGGGAATGAAAAGATTACTTTTAATTATTGGTCTTTTTGTAGTTGTACTATTGGCATTTTCTTTATATCGGCTTAAGATAGTGCAGGAGATGAGGACAAAGGAGGTAGTTCCTACCATTGTAGAGTATAAAAGAATTCAGTCAAAACTTAGCCTTCCGGCAAAGATTCAGTATGAAAGAATAATTCCTGTCTACACCCAAGAAGACGGAAAGATCTCTCTTTTGTCAAAAAATGGGGATTTGGTAAAGAAAGGCCAAATTTTAGCTTATATAAAGATTGATAGGCTTACAGAATTGCAAAGGAAAAAGGAGCTAGAAGAAATAAATATAATAACTGAAGAAACAAGAGAGCTTATGGAAAAGAGGTTAAAAGAGAAGGAGGAGGCAAAATATTTCTTTGAAAGCGGGGTTATATCAAAAAAGGAATTTGAATTTATCTCTGATAAATACAAAGAAACAGAAAGGGAATATCAGAAAAATTTATCTAAACTTAACTTGTTTAAAATTCAATACTCCCCACATAGAGCAGAGGTTATATCACCAATTGAAGGAATAATATATGAACTCTTTGTAGAAAATGAATCGTTGATTTCAAAAAATGCTCCTGTTTTAAAGATAGCTGACTTAAGCCAATATAGAATAGAAACAAAAGCAGGTGAATATGATGTGAAAAAATGTAAATTGGCAAAAGATGTATTTTTAAAATCTGAACTTGAAGCGGATAAGGTATATAATGCAAAAATTAAAAATATCTCTCTTCTCCCTGACAAAGGAGGACAATTTACGGTTGATATAGAATTATTAGACAAAGAAGAAATAGATTTAAGGACATCATACATTACAGAATTCCTTGGTAAGCCAACTGATCTTGTATTAGCTGTTCCAATTAGCTGCATATTCAAGGATGATAAGGATAGGGATATTGTTTATCTAATAAAGGATGATAAAATAAGGATACAAAGGGTGCAAACAGGGATAAGCGATGAAGAATATATAGAGATAAAAGGGGGTTTATCTAAAGAAAATGAGATAGTAATGATTTTTTATAAGGAACTGAATGAGGGGGATAAAGTAATAAGGCTACAAAAATGGAGATAATAGAATTAAGGGATATAAAAAAGATATATCAACTTGAAAAGCACAAAATAGAGGTTTTACAGGATATTAACCTAAAAATAGAAAATGGTGATTTTATCACCATAATGGGTCCTTCGGGAAGTGGAAAATCTACCCTACTTAATATCATTGGATGTTTAGATAGATTAAGTTCAGGGTTTTATTTTTTAGAATCCTCTGATATATCAAAACTTAATGATGATACCCTCTCTGAGATAAGAAATAAAAAGATTGGCTTTGTATTCCAAACATTTAATCTTCTACCAAGGCTTTCTGCATTAGAAAATGTTTTACTTCCCTTTTTATATAACCCAAAAAGCAATTTCAAAGAAGCAAAAGAGAGGGCAATTAATGCACTTTCAGAGGTTGGTTTAGATAGGAGGATAAATCATAAACCAGGGGAGTTGTCAGGAGGGGAGGCACAAAGGGTAGCTATTGCCAGAGCAATTGTCAATAATCCACTAATTATTTTAGCCGATGAACCAACCGGTAATTTAGATTCAAAAACCGCAGAAGATATTATGGAAGTCTTTTCTAAATTAAACAAAGAGGGTAAAACTATACTTTTGGTAACCCATAATAACCAAATCGCACAATCCGCTAGAAGAAGGTTTTATATAAAAGATGGAATTATTATTGAGGCCGATTAAATATATAAAACTTTTAAGATTATTTACCTTTAAAAAAATATTTCTCATTTTAGCAATAAGCATTTCAGGAGGAATAACCTTATTGTCATTCTCTACATTGGAGAGCATAAAACCCTTTGTTAAAAACCTATTTAGAGAGTTAAATGGTCATATTTTTGGAATATTTATACACAATCAGCAAACAGGATTGTCTTATAAAGATATTGGGAAGCTTAAAGAGATTCTTTCAATTAGAGATGCTTGTGGATATATAACAGAAAATACAGAAGCTAAATATAAGGAAGATATAAGACTAACTAATCTTTTATACATTCCAGATAATTTCCAAAAGGTCGTAAATCTAAAGGTATTATCGGGCAGGTTTCTAAATAAAAACGACTTTTTTGATAACAATAAGATTTGTCTAATGGGTTTTGAGATATATAAGGAGTTAGGCTCTCCTAAAATAAATAGCTACATTGAGATTAAAAATACAAAATATAAAATCATTGGTATTTTAAATAAAAAGCCTAATTATGCAATGGATGGATTTGTAAATAATTGCATATTGCTTCCAATTATTGAAAAAGCCCCTAATTATAAAGAGCTATTGGTATCTGCTTCAGATTTTAAAAGGGCAAAGTTGTTAGTTTCTTATTACATTATGCAAACTAAGAAACTAAAGCCTGGTCAGGATTTTGGTATTTTCTCAATAGAACCCCTTATAGAGTGGGAAAAGGCTCAATTGAAATTATGGGTAATCGGAGGAATGGGTATTAGTTTTGTCATTCTTCTCTTGGCAAGTATAGGGATATGGGTGATATTCTCAATTGAAGTAAATATTAGAAAGAAAGAGATAGGGATATTAAGAAGTATAGGTGCTAAGAAAAGGGATATATTCTTTCAATTTATCTTAGAGGGAATATTAATTGGATTAATTGGATGGAATATAGGGATAATTTTAAGTATATTTTTCTTACCCTTTTTATCTTCCTTTTATAGGTTCAACATTTATCCTTCCTTTAGTGGAATAATAATATCGTTTTTAATTATTAATATCTTTACTATTTGGGGAATAATTCCACCCGCAAAAAAAGCTACATCAATATATCCTCAAGAGGTATTAAGATATGAATAGGTCCATAATAGCTATTATTTTTCTTGCCTTCAAAACAGAGGCAGATACTTTGAATTTAAAAGAAAGCATTAAACTTGCACTTATGAATAATAAGACTATAATCCAAGAGTCTAATTATAACTTAAGACTAAAAAAGCTTGAACGGGATGTTGTTTATAAAGAGTATAGACCTAGATTTGATACTAATTTTTTAAGAGAAAAGATAAAGACAAGAAAAAAAATTGAATTTGAGGAAATAGCAACAGAGATAAACACAGAGACTAAAAGGGATAATTGGGATGTAGGTGGATATTTAAGCTATGTATTTAGCAATGGGATAAAATTCAATAGCGAATTAAAAAATCAAATAGCTTATGATAGAATTTCTGATAAATACCAATCATCTATTCAGGGATCGTTTGAATTACCCCTCTCTTTAACAAAAGGAAGAAGATTAGAAAACCTTTTGCCATTAAAAAGTGCAGATGAAGGTTATCAATTAAGCCAGATAAACTATGAGCTTGCAAAGCAAAGGTTAATATTGGAATGCATTGAAAAGTATTTTGCATTATATAAGGCAAATAGAAATGTAGAATTGGCAAAAGAACAGGTAAGCCTTACCAAACAATTATTAAAGACATCAGAGGCAAAATTTAAGCTTGGAGAAATAAGCGAGGTAGACAAAATGCAGGTTGAGGTAGAATTAGCATTACATGAAGATGAATTAAGGCTATACATTTTTCAAAAGGAATCCGCAGTTAAAGAATTTCTAAGAATTATTGGAATATCCAATCAAAGAGAAGATATAGCAATTAACGAACAATTACCTTTATTCCCTGAAGTCAAATATGAATTAAAGGAATGCGTAAAAGAGGGACTTAAAAACAGATTAGAGATAAAAGCGCAAGAAATTGCACTATCTCAGCAAAAACGCAATATTATCCTTACTAAAACCAAAAATAAACCTAATATTTCTTTTATCTTACAAGATAAATATTTATCTAAGGAGGAAAAAGAGCTTGAACAGGTTATTAAGGAATATCCTGATAGAGAGTGGACGATTAAGTTTACAGTTAGCTATTCTTTTTATGATTCTAGTAAAACAAAGAAAGAGGTAGAAAAGGCTTATGTGTCTTATGAAATGGAAAAGGAAAGATTAGAAAGACAAAAAGAAGATATAGAAAATGAGATATCCCTAATTTATAATGAAGAAAGCTCTTTAAAGCACAGACTAAAAAATTTAGAGATTAATTTAGGATTAGCCCACAAGACACTACAAATGAACCAAAAGAAGTATGAATTGGGAAAGATATCATCAAGAGAGGTGATAGAGAGCCAATTATCTTATCGTAACCTAAAGTCTAGTTATGAAGATGTGAATATAGATTTTATCATAAATCAATTAAGGTTGTTAAAAGCAATGGGTATATCTTTAGAAAAGAAAACCCTTTATCTACTTGATGGCAGGCTTGAAGATAGGTGATTACCTTTATTTGGCAAAGAAAGGTTAGATTTTATCAAATCAAGAAGCCTTAAGGTTTCAGGGTCGGTGGGAGAAATGGCAAGAATATCCTTTGCCTCTTTTTGTGCATTTTCATAATCCTTTTTTTGTATATAAATGGCAACAAGGTTTCTTCTCATTAAAATATCATCTGGATTTACCCTTATTGTTTCCTTGCATTCCTTTATAAAACCCTCTATGTTTCCATCCTCATAATAAAGCTGTGCTAATGCCTTGTGAATATTGTAGGAATCTGGATTTATAATTAAAAGCTCACAGAAATCAGCAATTGCATTACCTTTCTTTCCCAATGTAAGATGAAGGTTTTTTAATGTCTCAATCCATCCTTCCTGCCAGGGCTGAACCTTTAATGCCTCCTTAAAGCAAGTAATTGCCTCTTTAAGCCTTCCTTTAGAGATATAGTAATTCCCAAGGTTTATCTGGACATCAATAAAATAGGGATTAAGCCTTAACGCTTCTTTATACGCAGAAACAACCTCTTTTTCTCTTGTAATACCCGACGCAGATTCCTCCCTCTGTAAGGTAACCCCAAGGATATTGTAAAAATTTGCCTCATCGGGGATGTTCTTATTTGCTTTTTTCAAAGCATCAATGGCATTTTTGTAATCTTTTTTGTCAATATAGAAGCCAGCCAAAGCACCGTAATATACCCTTTCATAGGAATTGAGTTTTATTGCTCTTTCCAAGTCTTTTTGATAATATGCCTTATCAGCCAGATAGAGCTTTAGGGAGGAAAAAAGGATAAAAATAACCATAGAGAGGGAGATGATTGCAAATAATCCTTTGTTAATCGGAATAGAATATTCTTTCTTTGCTATTTTATCCATCATCCCTAGAAAAATAAAGAAATATGGGGTAATAACTAGCTCTGCAAAACTAAATTGGTTTTGTATTAGATATGCCAGGCTTGCTGAAAAAATCCCAAGATAAATTATTCTTTCTTTTCCCTTAAATTTCCATCCAGAATAGAATAAAAATCCTATTAAAAAAATATAGCAAATAAGCCCAAATAACCCCCTTGTTATAGCAACATCCAGAATTTCATTATGAACCCTATCAACGCCACTTCCTTGACCTGTGGTTACCATATACTTAAGGGGTGCATACCTTGGCCAGATAAATTGTAAGGTTTCAGGTCCTATCCCAAACAATGGATGATCCCTTATGATATTCAACCCTCCCTTCCACATCAAAAGACGAAGACCACCCGATCCGCCAACTGAGGTAGCAGAAAGCTTCTCAGCAAGGGATACCTCTTTATTTGGCTTATACAGAAACTCGCTGATAAATCTTTGTAAGATTGCGGTTTTTGGGGAAAAATTGGATAAGAGAAAGATTGCAAAAAGAAGTAAAAGGGAATAAATTACTTTTTCATTAAAAACATTTTTTCTTCCTACCAGAAAAAGCAAAACCACCATACTCAAAAAAAAGGCAACAATCCCTGCCCGTGTCCTTGTAAAAAGTAAGCCCGTAAACATAAGAAAAAATGCAAAAAGATATAGCCATTTTCTCTTATCTTTAGCAAAGATAAACAAAGAAAATGAAAGGGGTGCTAACATAGCCAAAAATGCAGCAAGAAAAACAGGGTTTCCAAAACAAGCAGACACTCTATTTCCAAAATCATACCATCCCAATGGATCCTTTCCAAATCCTTGAAGGATTCCATAAAAAGCAGAACCACAACCTCCAATTAAGCAAGAATTTATGAATAAAGAAATTCTATTTTCTTTTACAATATTTAGAATGAATAGATATAGAACAAAATAGACAATATTTGTCATTAAACCTTGATACCTCATATAACATCCAAAAAAGCTTATGGGCTTGTGAATTGAACAAATGGTAGAAAAAACAAATGATAAAAGGGAAACAAGAAGTATAAAGCCAATTTTTCCAATATAGAGCCTTTTTTTAGATTGCAGAATATCAAATAGCCAAAGGATAAGGAGAATGCTCGTTATAATATTTATAAACAAAAGCTTTGAAAGGTCTGTTTTACTCTCTATAGAAAGGTCGTAATAGAATGGGAGAACAATGATTAAAAGGGAAAGAAGGATTTCATAAATCATCATAAAAAACTGAAAAACTAATATTTTGGCTCATCTTCCAGAAAGACTTAAAAGGAGAGACTTTGCTTGAGGGTCATCGGGAAGAACCTCTAAGAGCTTTAAAAATGCTTCTTTTGCCTTTATCCAATCACCAATTCTATAATAACAAAGCCCTATATTTCTAAGGCTATCGGTATCCTGCGGAAAAATTTCCAATATATTTTGGCTCATCATTATGCTTTTTTTATAATCCTGTTTTTTGTTGTAGTAAATCCATGCCAAATAATTATGAATCTTTCTTTTCTCATCGCCATATAAAACACGAGAAAGCCTTGTTAAAAATCCTATTGCCCTATCTATCTCATTATTTTCAAGGTATAACCTTATCAGATGCTCTGTTGTCCTTGAATATTCAGACCTTATCTCAAGGGCTTGTTCAAACTCAGAGATTGCAAGGTCAGGCCTTCCCATATTTAGATATAAAATCCCTATATTGTTATATATATCAGCAATGAATGGCTGCCACTCCTTTGCCTTTTTATAATATTTAAGTGCCTCATCCTGCTTTCCCTCCATAAAATGCGCCATTCCCAATGTAAAATAGGCTGTATTGCTCATACCCTTTAGTAGCTTATTTAATGTATTTGCTCCATTTTTAGCCTCTTCTAAAGCCTCCCTGTTTCCTGTTGTTATGACATAGTTGATATAAGCCCTGTTTAGCTCCTCCCAATATCTTATTTCCCTATAATTCAAGGATATTGCCTTTTTGTATTTAGAAAATGCGTTGTTCCAATCACCCCTGGCTAAATACACTGTTCCATCCTTATAGTGCAAATCAGCAAGGTATGGACGAATAACAAAAATGGAGAATCCTATTGCAAAAATAAAAACAAAAGGGTAAATAGCCCAGGCAATTGGTGAATTTTTGTTTATATTAAATTGAAAGCTTTTAACACCTCCTATCTCCTTTACAGCCATTGCCATAAGCATCCAATATAAAGAGGCAATGGGTGTATTTCCAAAGCTAAATTGGTTTTGAACCAAATAGGCAAGCCAGGCAGTGTATATCCCTAAAATAAGAATTCCCCTTCCCTCTTCTGCCTTACGATATCCCTTCCAACAATATATTGTAAATGCAATAATAAGCCAGAAATAAATAATAAGGCCTATAATGCCCCGATTTACCCCTGTATCAAAGATTTCATTATGAAGCCTATCCTCCATCTCTAATGTTCCTCCAATTTTCATTGTATAAACCTTGGCAAGGTATTTAGGAAAGATTATTCCTAGGGTATCTGGACCAATTCCAAACCAGGGGTAATCTGGAATTATTCTTGCTCCCGTTGTCCACATCCACAGCCTCCACCCTGCAGAGCCAGTAAGCTTATCTCTCATCTTTTGAACAAAGTTTAATTTTCTATGCTCTTCATTCTTTAAAGGGACTTTCTCTACAGATTCTTTCTCCACAGAAATAGCCTTCGGCTTTTTTGTAACCATTGTAAAAAATCTTGCAGCAACTGAGATATTACGGTCAAGATTAAAAATAATGGTTAAAACAATAAGGGCAATACCAATGATTGGAAGACCTATTTTATGAGCTCTACCCATATCCTTCATTATAAACCCTCCAATAATTAAATGAGCAAAGAACAGAAACCCTAAAGATAAGCCACCCAGAAATAGGGCTATTTTGCTATATGGAGAAAGATATTGATAGACGATGTAAAAGATAAAGCCAAAAAAAGATGTAAAAACAGGAAAGTACAAAAGAAAGAAGCGAAGCCCATAGAAATAAAGAACAAATACCAAGGTGCAAACACTTAATCCAACAAATGTAGCCCTTGTATTTGTAAAGCAGAAGCAGATATAGATAAAAACAATGCACCCTCCGTAAAACAAAAGAAGAAGGGGTTTTTTAAAAGAGGATTCTTCTTTTTTCTTTTTTCCTTTTATTAAAACCCCCTTTTTTTCAGCTGTAAAGATATACATAGAGAGACAGACAAATATAGCCATAGAGAGATATGCGGCGATAAATACAGGATTTCCAAATGTTCCAATAATTCTATATCTACTAAATGACTCCCATTTAAGTGGGTCAAGCCCAAGAAATTGAATTACACCATATACAGATGTTATTGCAGCAACAAGGACAACAGAAAGCAAAAGCCAATAAAGCTTTTCCTTTGGAATAAATGTAAGAATGGCATAAAATGATATAAGATATGCAATAACAACAAGGAGCCCCTCATACCTTTTATATGTCCCAACAAATGCCATCCAGGGGTTTATAGACAATATCGTTGAAATAAAGGTTATAATTAACCAGGCAGATGTTGGAAGGAGGATTATTAAGGGAGGGATAGAAAACTCAATCTTTCCAAGGTAAGTGCTTCTTATTATCCATACAGAAAGAATTACAATGGTAAGGAGATAGATTCCTGTAACCTTTGATATATCAAAGCAGCTATAAAGGTGGATATCAAAATATAATGATGGAACAAAGATAAGGACTATAAGATAAGAAACGATTAAAACCCTTGTAAATAACTCAAATTTTATCTGTAAAAGATAGGCAAAAAAAGAAATTATAAGGGAAACAGCAACCCATGAAGCAAGGTAATATGGAGCAATGCCTGTAAAATCTGTCCAGGGAGAGGCAAAGTTATATTTGTAAAATATAGTAAAAATAAGAAAAAGAATTACCCCTGATATGATTAGGATAATATTATCCTCCCTCTTTGCCTCATTTTCTAATTTTGCCATACCTTCTTCAATTTACAATTTGCAATTTAAAATTTACAATTAAATCAAGCTCTTTATCAAAGTTACAAAATATATGACACCTAAAAAAACACATACCCAATTTATATTTATCTTTGGGTCGTATAGG from the bacterium genome contains:
- a CDS encoding FtsX-like permease family protein — encoded protein: MFIKLLINNIRNWNKKVLSTLFLSLILGTGSIIGLFITMETFKEWISAGIEALGANRIHLCNDYDDPQARQRRYIPYKDILRLKQVCPTIRLLGCAYHGMSEGRYELVLLKNKKKIDIFNRGVSPEFAKVMGFEVKKGRFIEIKDEGKNVCVLTEDIANKLNANVGDIIQYSGKRVAFNPNTYRIEFDQNGEVKIEKWTYYLKIKGIVKIHEVLYIMYPWLLNKDPGTMFVPVKTKRELKLYGITWSDDLTTKDEYEGNIYIKVSDVERAIREIKTFLKARYGKDKIFFISKDEFLIGKFKDIQRIWTLLLGIIGIGGLTMGIANIFFTFLSFVSTRKREIGIKRASGAKREDICKEFLMEGIIVILPPILMGAGLGIMLSRVFLKSPVLSLDIIIACIILVFCFSLLALIYPGIKAAFVPPVEAIRE
- a CDS encoding efflux RND transporter periplasmic adaptor subunit, translating into MKRLLLIIGLFVVVLLAFSLYRLKIVQEMRTKEVVPTIVEYKRIQSKLSLPAKIQYERIIPVYTQEDGKISLLSKNGDLVKKGQILAYIKIDRLTELQRKKELEEINIITEETRELMEKRLKEKEEAKYFFESGVISKKEFEFISDKYKETEREYQKNLSKLNLFKIQYSPHRAEVISPIEGIIYELFVENESLISKNAPVLKIADLSQYRIETKAGEYDVKKCKLAKDVFLKSELEADKVYNAKIKNISLLPDKGGQFTVDIELLDKEEIDLRTSYITEFLGKPTDLVLAVPISCIFKDDKDRDIVYLIKDDKIRIQRVQTGISDEEYIEIKGGLSKENEIVMIFYKELNEGDKVIRLQKWR
- a CDS encoding ABC transporter ATP-binding protein — encoded protein: MEIIELRDIKKIYQLEKHKIEVLQDINLKIENGDFITIMGPSGSGKSTLLNIIGCLDRLSSGFYFLESSDISKLNDDTLSEIRNKKIGFVFQTFNLLPRLSALENVLLPFLYNPKSNFKEAKERAINALSEVGLDRRINHKPGELSGGEAQRVAIARAIVNNPLIILADEPTGNLDSKTAEDIMEVFSKLNKEGKTILLVTHNNQIAQSARRRFYIKDGIIIEAD
- a CDS encoding FtsX-like permease family protein: MRPIKYIKLLRLFTFKKIFLILAISISGGITLLSFSTLESIKPFVKNLFRELNGHIFGIFIHNQQTGLSYKDIGKLKEILSIRDACGYITENTEAKYKEDIRLTNLLYIPDNFQKVVNLKVLSGRFLNKNDFFDNNKICLMGFEIYKELGSPKINSYIEIKNTKYKIIGILNKKPNYAMDGFVNNCILLPIIEKAPNYKELLVSASDFKRAKLLVSYYIMQTKKLKPGQDFGIFSIEPLIEWEKAQLKLWVIGGMGISFVILLLASIGIWVIFSIEVNIRKKEIGILRSIGAKKRDIFFQFILEGILIGLIGWNIGIILSIFFLPFLSSFYRFNIYPSFSGIIISFLIINIFTIWGIIPPAKKATSIYPQEVLRYE
- a CDS encoding TolC family protein — protein: MNRSIIAIIFLAFKTEADTLNLKESIKLALMNNKTIIQESNYNLRLKKLERDVVYKEYRPRFDTNFLREKIKTRKKIEFEEIATEINTETKRDNWDVGGYLSYVFSNGIKFNSELKNQIAYDRISDKYQSSIQGSFELPLSLTKGRRLENLLPLKSADEGYQLSQINYELAKQRLILECIEKYFALYKANRNVELAKEQVSLTKQLLKTSEAKFKLGEISEVDKMQVEVELALHEDELRLYIFQKESAVKEFLRIIGISNQREDIAINEQLPLFPEVKYELKECVKEGLKNRLEIKAQEIALSQQKRNIILTKTKNKPNISFILQDKYLSKEEKELEQVIKEYPDREWTIKFTVSYSFYDSSKTKKEVEKAYVSYEMEKERLERQKEDIENEISLIYNEESSLKHRLKNLEINLGLAHKTLQMNQKKYELGKISSREVIESQLSYRNLKSSYEDVNIDFIINQLRLLKAMGISLEKKTLYLLDGRLEDR
- a CDS encoding O-antigen ligase family protein, which produces MMIYEILLSLLIIVLPFYYDLSIESKTDLSKLLFINIITSILLILWLFDILQSKKRLYIGKIGFILLVSLLSFVFSTICSIHKPISFFGCYMRYQGLMTNIVYFVLYLFILNIVKENRISLFINSCLIGGCGSAFYGILQGFGKDPLGWYDFGNRVSACFGNPVFLAAFLAMLAPLSFSLFIFAKDKRKWLYLFAFFLMFTGLLFTRTRAGIVAFFLSMVVLLFLVGRKNVFNEKVIYSLLLLFAIFLLSNFSPKTAILQRFISEFLYKPNKEVSLAEKLSATSVGGSGGLRLLMWKGGLNIIRDHPLFGIGPETLQFIWPRYAPLKYMVTTGQGSGVDRVHNEILDVAITRGLFGLICYIFLIGFLFYSGWKFKGKERIIYLGIFSASLAYLIQNQFSFAELVITPYFFIFLGMMDKIAKKEYSIPINKGLFAIISLSMVIFILFSSLKLYLADKAYYQKDLERAIKLNSYERVYYGALAGFYIDKKDYKNAIDALKKANKNIPDEANFYNILGVTLQREESASGITREKEVVSAYKEALRLNPYFIDVQINLGNYYISKGRLKEAITCFKEALKVQPWQEGWIETLKNLHLTLGKKGNAIADFCELLIINPDSYNIHKALAQLYYEDGNIEGFIKECKETIRVNPDDILMRRNLVAIYIQKKDYENAQKEAKDILAISPTDPETLRLLDLIKSNLSLPNKGNHLSSSLPSSR
- a CDS encoding tetratricopeptide repeat protein; translation: MAKLENEAKREDNIILIISGVILFLIFTIFYKYNFASPWTDFTGIAPYYLASWVAVSLIISFFAYLLQIKFELFTRVLIVSYLIVLIFVPSLYFDIHLYSCFDISKVTGIYLLTIVILSVWIIRSTYLGKIEFSIPPLIILLPTSAWLIITFISTILSINPWMAFVGTYKRYEGLLVVIAYLISFYAILTFIPKEKLYWLLLSVVLVAAITSVYGVIQFLGLDPLKWESFSRYRIIGTFGNPVFIAAYLSMAIFVCLSMYIFTAEKKGVLIKGKKKKEESSFKKPLLLLFYGGCIVFIYICFCFTNTRATFVGLSVCTLVFVLYFYGLRFFLLYFPVFTSFFGFIFYIVYQYLSPYSKIALFLGGLSLGFLFFAHLIIGGFIMKDMGRAHKIGLPIIGIALIVLTIIFNLDRNISVAARFFTMVTKKPKAISVEKESVEKVPLKNEEHRKLNFVQKMRDKLTGSAGWRLWMWTTGARIIPDYPWFGIGPDTLGIIFPKYLAKVYTMKIGGTLEMEDRLHNEIFDTGVNRGIIGLIIYFWLIIAFTIYCWKGYRKAEEGRGILILGIYTAWLAYLVQNQFSFGNTPIASLYWMLMAMAVKEIGGVKSFQFNINKNSPIAWAIYPFVFIFAIGFSIFVIRPYLADLHYKDGTVYLARGDWNNAFSKYKKAISLNYREIRYWEELNRAYINYVITTGNREALEEAKNGANTLNKLLKGMSNTAYFTLGMAHFMEGKQDEALKYYKKAKEWQPFIADIYNNIGILYLNMGRPDLAISEFEQALEIRSEYSRTTEHLIRLYLENNEIDRAIGFLTRLSRVLYGDEKRKIHNYLAWIYYNKKQDYKKSIMMSQNILEIFPQDTDSLRNIGLCYYRIGDWIKAKEAFLKLLEVLPDDPQAKSLLLSLSGR